A genomic stretch from Acidobacteriota bacterium includes:
- the proS gene encoding proline--tRNA ligase has protein sequence MAKRDEKAITPRGEDYSQWYQDIVLKAELADYSPVKGCMVIRPTGYALWEATQRALDGMFKETGHVNAYFPLFIPMSFLSKEAEHVEGFAKECAVVTHHRLGAKEGGGVEPSPDSVLEEPLIVRPTSETIMYAMYAKWIRSYRDLPLLLNQWANVVRWEMRTRLFLRTTEFLWQEGHTAHATHEEAWEEVVRILDIYARFAEEWMAVPVIKGVKSESEKFAGALQTTCIEAMMQDGKALQAGTSHDLGQNFARAFDVKFQDEKGEWQHCWQTSWGVSTRLIGALIMAHSDDQGLVLPPRLASTQVVIVPIYKDDAGRARVLEAAGALKSRLKEAGFGAVLDERDTVSPGFKFNEWEMKGVPVRLEIGPRDVDQGACVAVPRVPTRDLRDGEKRQKETVPLERAPEVLRGLLDDIQKALFARALAFREERTRPVDDYADFRERIEGGGFFLGHWCGSGDCEARVKDETKATLRCIPFGAPAEAGKCLVCGGESPRRVIWARAY, from the coding sequence ATGGCCAAGCGCGACGAGAAGGCGATCACGCCCCGCGGCGAAGACTACAGCCAGTGGTACCAGGACATCGTCCTGAAGGCCGAGCTGGCGGACTACTCCCCCGTGAAGGGGTGCATGGTCATCCGCCCCACGGGCTACGCCCTTTGGGAAGCCACCCAGCGGGCCCTGGACGGGATGTTCAAGGAGACGGGCCACGTCAACGCCTACTTCCCCCTCTTCATCCCCATGTCCTTCCTGTCGAAGGAGGCCGAGCACGTGGAGGGCTTCGCCAAGGAGTGCGCCGTGGTGACCCACCACCGCCTCGGCGCCAAGGAGGGCGGGGGCGTGGAGCCCTCTCCCGACAGCGTCCTCGAAGAGCCCCTCATCGTGCGGCCCACCTCCGAGACCATCATGTACGCCATGTACGCCAAGTGGATCCGCAGTTACCGCGACCTGCCGCTCCTTTTGAACCAGTGGGCCAACGTGGTCCGGTGGGAGATGCGCACTCGCCTCTTCCTGCGGACGACCGAGTTCCTTTGGCAGGAGGGTCACACGGCCCACGCCACCCACGAAGAGGCGTGGGAGGAGGTGGTGCGCATCCTCGACATTTACGCCCGCTTCGCGGAGGAGTGGATGGCCGTGCCCGTGATCAAGGGCGTCAAGAGCGAGTCGGAGAAGTTCGCGGGGGCCCTCCAGACGACCTGCATCGAGGCCATGATGCAGGACGGGAAGGCCCTCCAGGCGGGGACGAGCCACGACCTGGGCCAGAACTTCGCCCGGGCCTTCGACGTGAAGTTCCAGGACGAGAAGGGCGAGTGGCAGCACTGCTGGCAGACGTCGTGGGGCGTCTCCACGCGTCTCATCGGAGCGCTCATCATGGCCCACAGCGACGACCAGGGCCTCGTGCTCCCGCCCCGCCTCGCCTCCACGCAGGTGGTCATCGTCCCCATCTACAAGGACGACGCGGGCCGGGCGCGCGTGCTCGAAGCCGCGGGAGCCCTGAAGTCCCGCCTCAAGGAGGCGGGCTTCGGCGCGGTCCTCGACGAGCGGGACACGGTGAGCCCGGGCTTCAAGTTCAACGAGTGGGAGATGAAGGGCGTCCCCGTCCGGCTGGAGATCGGCCCGAGGGACGTGGACCAGGGCGCGTGCGTGGCCGTGCCGCGGGTCCCCACGCGGGACCTGCGCGACGGGGAGAAGCGCCAGAAGGAGACGGTCCCGCTGGAGCGCGCGCCGGAGGTCCTCCGGGGCCTCCTCGACGACATCCAGAAGGCCCTCTTCGCGAGGGCCCTGGCCTTCCGCGAGGAGCGGACCCGGCCCGTGGACGACTACGCCGACTTTAGGGAGCGCATCGAGGGCGGCGGCTTCTTCCTGGGACACTGGTGCGGCTCGGGCGACTGCGAGGCCCGCGTGAAGGACGAGACCAAGGCCACGCTCCGGTGCATCCCCTTCGGCGCT
- a CDS encoding saccharopine dehydrogenase C-terminal domain-containing protein, whose amino-acid sequence MKILVFGGNGKMGRAVAYDLVREDSVEQVGLAARRLDALDAARRWLDSPKVAMHALDVAEADAVKRLAVRYDVVVSTLPDRHTSYALAQAVLEAGVHHVDMLEEYHLRPDLYETEGLRLPEGMDLYAYGDYLHETALRNGVTFLDGIGFAPGLSNLTCGEAIRKLDEAHTCIARVGGIPSKEAAANHPLRYMITWAFSHVLREYNVKLFVLKGGKQVEVDAATDRETFRFDRFGVDEVLECAVTPGMPSFIYTRPGLREFSEKTVRWPGHWGGVETLKECGLLDLEPVEVNGARVVPREVLLACIEPRLKPRPGEGDVCVMYNTVTGIRGGKPVRITYHMWEGPDPVSGISGMGRVTGFPAAISAVFIGKGLIKERGLVAPEDAIAGPVYEEFLRELARRNIRILETVDAQES is encoded by the coding sequence ATGAAGATCCTCGTGTTCGGCGGGAACGGGAAGATGGGGCGGGCGGTGGCCTACGACCTCGTCCGCGAAGATTCGGTGGAGCAGGTGGGGCTGGCCGCCCGGCGTCTGGACGCCCTGGACGCGGCGCGCAGGTGGCTCGACAGCCCGAAGGTGGCCATGCACGCTCTGGACGTGGCCGAGGCCGACGCGGTGAAGCGGCTCGCGGTCCGCTACGACGTGGTGGTGTCCACCCTCCCCGACCGCCACACCTCCTACGCCCTGGCCCAGGCGGTCCTGGAGGCGGGGGTCCACCACGTGGACATGCTGGAGGAGTACCACCTCCGCCCCGATCTGTACGAGACCGAGGGTCTGCGCCTGCCCGAGGGGATGGACCTCTACGCCTACGGGGACTACCTCCACGAGACGGCCCTTCGAAACGGGGTGACCTTTCTCGACGGCATCGGCTTCGCCCCGGGGCTCTCGAACCTCACCTGCGGGGAGGCCATCCGGAAACTCGACGAGGCCCACACCTGCATCGCCCGTGTGGGAGGCATCCCCTCCAAGGAGGCGGCGGCCAACCACCCCCTGCGGTACATGATCACCTGGGCGTTTTCCCACGTTTTGCGCGAGTACAACGTGAAGCTCTTCGTCCTCAAGGGAGGGAAGCAGGTGGAGGTGGACGCGGCCACGGACCGGGAGACTTTCCGCTTCGACCGCTTCGGGGTGGACGAGGTCCTCGAGTGCGCCGTCACGCCGGGCATGCCGAGCTTCATCTACACCCGGCCGGGCCTCAGGGAATTCTCCGAGAAGACGGTCCGCTGGCCGGGCCACTGGGGCGGCGTGGAAACGCTGAAGGAGTGCGGACTTCTGGACCTCGAACCGGTGGAGGTGAACGGCGCCCGGGTGGTTCCGAGGGAGGTTCTCCTGGCCTGCATCGAACCCCGGTTGAAGCCGCGTCCCGGGGAAGGCGACGTCTGCGTCATGTACAACACGGTGACGGGCATCCGGGGGGGAAAGCCCGTCCGGATCACCTACCACATGTGGGAAGGGCCTGACCCGGTGAGCGGCATCTCGGGCATGGGCCGCGTCACGGGATTTCCGGCGGCGATTTCCGCCGTCTTCATCGGGAAGGGGCTCATCAAGGAGCGCGGCCTCGTGGCCCCCGAAGACGCCATCGCCGGCCCCGTCTACGAGGAGTTTCTGAGGGAACTCGCCCGGAGGAACATCCGCATCCTGGAGACCGTGGACGCACAGGAGTCCTGA
- a CDS encoding glycine cleavage T C-terminal barrel domain-containing protein: MDALDRGFHEARGANFRARYGRERLTAYGPFDQEYEALERSAVLLDLSDHTRVTLSGEDRGRFLNGLVTQRVDDLLPGTGAHACFLDRRSHILAEVRVFATEDSLLLEGEPGLGSFLVERLLKYRLSSRVAVSDWTEGSSLLSVQGPLAGETVGAVLGTDGAGLSPCGHTTASFGGAPVRILRVPRTGRPGLDLLCPRTHAGDLWRALAAAGALPAGWDLLETARTEAGLPRFGADLTEETLFPEARLPGHVSWDKGCYLGQEIVARVRTYGSLKRVRTGLLVDGPVEPGDTVRVKGRDAAPLTSARFSPLVGKTCAFAYLHPALGAEEDARILVAGPAGEYPATVAAFPFI, translated from the coding sequence ATGGACGCACTGGACCGGGGATTTCACGAGGCGCGCGGAGCGAACTTCCGGGCCCGCTACGGCCGCGAGCGGCTCACGGCCTACGGCCCCTTCGACCAGGAATACGAGGCCCTCGAGCGGTCCGCCGTTTTGCTGGATCTCTCGGACCACACCCGGGTGACCCTCTCGGGGGAGGACCGGGGCCGCTTCCTCAACGGTCTCGTCACCCAGCGGGTGGATGACCTCTTGCCCGGCACGGGCGCCCATGCCTGCTTCCTCGACCGGCGCTCCCACATCCTGGCCGAGGTCCGCGTTTTCGCGACGGAGGATTCGCTCCTGCTCGAAGGGGAGCCCGGCCTGGGTTCCTTCCTGGTGGAGAGGCTCCTGAAATACCGGCTTTCCTCCCGCGTGGCGGTCTCGGACTGGACCGAGGGCTCCTCCCTCCTTTCCGTCCAGGGACCGCTGGCCGGCGAGACCGTGGGGGCCGTTCTGGGTACGGACGGCGCGGGGCTTTCCCCCTGCGGCCACACCACGGCCTCCTTCGGAGGAGCGCCCGTCCGGATCCTCCGCGTTCCCCGAACGGGCCGGCCCGGACTGGACCTCCTCTGTCCCCGGACCCACGCCGGCGACCTCTGGCGCGCGCTCGCCGCGGCGGGGGCCCTGCCCGCGGGATGGGACCTGTTGGAGACGGCACGCACCGAAGCGGGCCTGCCGAGGTTCGGGGCGGACCTCACGGAGGAGACCCTCTTCCCCGAGGCCCGCCTTCCCGGCCACGTTTCGTGGGACAAGGGGTGCTATTTGGGGCAGGAGATCGTCGCACGGGTCCGGACGTACGGGAGCCTCAAGCGGGTCCGAACCGGGCTTCTCGTGGACGGTCCCGTGGAACCGGGCGACACCGTGAGGGTCAAAGGGCGCGACGCGGCCCCGCTCACTTCGGCGCGATTCTCTCCCCTGGTCGGCAAGACCTGCGCCTTCGCCTACCTCCATCCCGCCCTGGGCGCCGAGGAAGATGCCCGGATCCTCGTGGCCGGTCCGGCGGGCGAATACCCCGCCACCGTCGCCGCTTTTCCGTTTATCTGA
- a CDS encoding deoxyribodipyrimidine photo-lyase, whose product MTGPLEALARDPRVRVRRGGPPDPEGTCVVHWMQRAQRGVDNPALDVAVRAADLLGLPVVTFFAPVPFYPHANGRHYAFLAQGVGDVAEALRARGVGFVFRPYPDHRLAAFCEEVRPALVVGDENPLREPERWRRRAAEVLRVPLWTVDADVIVPSALLEKEQYAARTLRPRIQRLLPAFLEPVEDPRPRVRWEPRSGLFSRPHEDPWLEGFPMDRSAAPVSGLVGGTSRGMALLDAFVRERLAGYGSGRNDPSRRATSRLSPYLHFGHIGPRTVALAVREAAAPAQDREAFLEQLIVRRELAVNFAAFNPRCDQLSGCEPWALKTLTAHAGDPRTHLYGSDRLEGADTHDRLWNAAQTQMVRTGWMHGYLRMYWAKKILEWTASPAEAFEIAVRLNDRYQLDGRDPNGYAGVAWAVGGKHDRPWPPNKPVLGLIRPMSEGGCRRKFDVEAYIRGVEEGRL is encoded by the coding sequence GTGACGGGCCCGCTCGAAGCCCTGGCCCGGGACCCGAGGGTCCGGGTGCGCCGCGGGGGGCCTCCGGATCCCGAGGGCACCTGCGTCGTGCACTGGATGCAGAGGGCCCAGCGGGGGGTGGACAACCCGGCCCTCGACGTGGCCGTCCGCGCCGCCGACCTCCTCGGGCTTCCGGTGGTCACCTTCTTTGCGCCCGTGCCCTTCTATCCCCACGCCAATGGGCGCCACTACGCCTTCCTGGCCCAGGGAGTTGGGGACGTGGCGGAGGCCCTTCGGGCGCGGGGGGTGGGGTTCGTATTCCGACCCTATCCGGACCACCGGCTGGCGGCCTTCTGCGAGGAGGTCCGGCCGGCCCTCGTGGTGGGCGACGAGAACCCGCTCCGGGAGCCCGAGCGGTGGCGCCGCCGGGCCGCGGAGGTTCTCCGGGTCCCCCTTTGGACCGTGGATGCCGATGTCATCGTCCCCTCGGCGCTTCTCGAGAAGGAGCAATACGCGGCGCGCACCCTGAGGCCGAGAATCCAGAGACTCCTTCCCGCCTTTCTCGAACCGGTCGAGGATCCGCGGCCGAGAGTCCGCTGGGAGCCCCGGTCCGGGCTCTTCTCGCGACCGCACGAGGACCCGTGGCTCGAGGGCTTCCCCATGGACCGCTCGGCGGCCCCCGTTTCCGGCCTCGTCGGTGGGACCTCCCGGGGGATGGCCCTCCTCGACGCCTTCGTCCGAGAGCGCCTGGCGGGCTACGGCTCGGGGCGGAACGACCCGTCGCGCCGGGCCACGAGCCGCTTGTCCCCCTACCTGCACTTCGGCCACATCGGCCCCCGCACGGTGGCCCTCGCGGTGCGGGAGGCGGCCGCACCCGCTCAGGACCGGGAGGCCTTCCTGGAGCAGCTCATCGTGCGCCGGGAGCTGGCCGTGAACTTCGCGGCCTTCAACCCCCGCTGCGACCAACTCTCCGGTTGCGAGCCCTGGGCCCTCAAGACCCTCACCGCCCACGCCGGAGACCCCCGCACGCATCTCTACGGATCCGACCGGCTGGAAGGGGCCGACACCCACGACCGCCTCTGGAACGCCGCCCAGACCCAGATGGTCCGGACCGGCTGGATGCACGGCTACCTCCGCATGTACTGGGCCAAGAAGATCCTCGAGTGGACGGCCTCGCCCGCGGAGGCCTTCGAGATCGCCGTCCGCCTCAACGACCGGTACCAGCTCGATGGCCGGGATCCCAACGGGTACGCGGGCGTGGCCTGGGCCGTGGGCGGCAAGCACGACCGCCCGTGGCCTCCGAACAAGCCCGTGCTGGGCCTGATCCGCCCCATGTCGGAGGGGGGCTGCCGCCGCAAGTTCGACGTGGAGGCCTACATCCGGGGCGTCGAGGAGGGACGGCTGTGA
- a CDS encoding methyltransferase domain-containing protein — MTKKFNPAEVGRLESPERRRAMPPAGILRKIGLKRGMTFADVGAGTGFFSLPASRIVGPSGRVVALDVSKEMLEHLIAKGPPGWVETKICGEASLPLADGAADLVLACFVLHEAQDPVAFLRELGRVAKPRSPVVVMEWSKIRQKEGPPFEHRLHHHDVEALILQAGLCFRGMEFYNPSQYFAFAFRKEPA; from the coding sequence ATGACCAAGAAGTTCAACCCCGCCGAGGTAGGGCGCCTGGAAAGCCCGGAGAGGCGCCGGGCCATGCCGCCGGCCGGAATCCTGCGGAAGATCGGCCTGAAAAGGGGAATGACCTTCGCGGACGTGGGAGCGGGCACGGGTTTCTTCAGCCTCCCCGCGTCCCGGATCGTCGGTCCGTCGGGCCGCGTGGTGGCCCTGGACGTCTCAAAGGAGATGCTCGAGCACCTGATCGCCAAGGGCCCCCCAGGCTGGGTGGAGACGAAAATCTGCGGAGAGGCCAGCCTTCCTCTTGCCGACGGGGCGGCCGACCTCGTCCTGGCTTGCTTCGTCCTCCACGAAGCGCAGGACCCGGTCGCGTTTCTCCGCGAGCTCGGCCGGGTGGCCAAGCCCCGGTCCCCCGTCGTCGTCATGGAGTGGTCCAAGATCCGGCAGAAGGAAGGCCCCCCCTTCGAGCACCGCCTGCACCACCACGACGTGGAGGCCTTGATCCTCCAGGCCGGACTCTGCTTCCGGGGGATGGAGTTCTACAACCCGAGCCAGTATTTCGCCTTCGCCTTCCGGAAGGAACCGGCGTGA